In Cervus canadensis isolate Bull #8, Minnesota chromosome 7, ASM1932006v1, whole genome shotgun sequence, the DNA window ttgagatgtaattcacatacccccaaattcaccttttaaaaatgtataattcagtggcttttcatatacagttgacccttgaacaatgcaatGGTTAGGGGAGTTGACCCACTGCATCTGAAAATACATGCATAACTTCATAGTCAGCCCTCTGTGTCTGCCATTCTGCACCTGTGGATTCAGTCAACCATGGATCATGTAGTTCTataccactgaaaaaaaaatccatgtataagtaGACCCACACAATTCAAACCTGTTTAATTCTAGGGTCAACTGTACTTATAAATGTGCGTGACCAACTCtgttattttgaaacatttcCACCACCCCCAAAATTAATACTGTACCCACTACcagtctctcttttctcccctctttcAAGCCTTTGATGAACACTAATCTGTCCTCTGTCTCAACGAATTTGTCTATTATGAACATTTAGTACCAGTAATATCATACAATATCTGTTATTTTGTGACTAGTTCCTTTCACATAGCAAAGTGCTTTCAAGTCATCCATAGTCATCAAGTGTCAGCACTCATACCTCTTtattattgctgagtaatatcccaATCAATAATTGCTTATCTATTTATCAGTTGGTGGATATTTGGGCTTTTATACTCCTTAACTAGCACAGATAATAATTATGTAAGTATTAGTGTATAGATTTTTGTGTAGATATATGTTTCAAATATGAAATAGGTCcttgaattgctgggtcatatgataactttatgtttaaatttttgaaaactgccaaactgttttccaaagtcacTCCACTgcactattttaaaatactatccACTAAatcatactttaattaaaaacaaaaaacagtcaataaatgtaattcactatttaaaaaataaaatagtatcatCTATGAATGAGAGGTCTAATTTCTCCAAATGCTTGCCaaattctgtcttttaaaaattttagtcttCCTACtgggtgctcagttcagttcagttgctgagtcgtgtccaactctttgcaaccccatggactgcagcacaccaggctccccagtccatcaTCAAGtcttggaacttgctcaaattcaagtacattgagtcggtgatgccatccaaccatctcatcctctgttgtccccttctccttctgccttcaatctttcccagcatcaggttcttttccaatgagtcagtttttcacatcaggtggccaaagtattagagtttcagcttcagcatcagtccttccaatgaatattcaggactgatttcctttgggattgactggcagtccaaggaactctcaagaatcttcccccacacagttcaaaagcatcagttcttcaacactcagcttcctttgtagtccaactctcatatccatacatgactactggagaaactacagctttgactagacagacctttgttgacaaagtaatgtctctgctttttaatatgctgtctaggttgatcatagcttttctttcaaagagcaagcatcttttaatttcatggctgcagtcaccatctacagtgattttggagccccccaaattagagtgtgtcactgtttccattgtttccccatctatttgccatgaagtgatgggaccagataccatgatcttacttttctgaatgtagagtcttaagccaactttttcactctcctctttcactttcatcaagaggctctttagttcttcttcactttctgccataagggtggtgtcatccatgtatttgaggttattgatatttctcccagcaaacttgattccagcttgtgcttcatccagcccagcatttctcatgatgtactctgcatataggttaaataagcagtgtgacaatatacaaccttgacatactcctttccttatttggaaccagtctgtttttccatgtccaattctaacttttgcttcttgacctgcgtatagatttctcaggaggcaggtcagtagatgttttcctggaactctcctgctttttcgatgatctagcggatgttggcaatttgatctccaatTTGATCTccaattcctctgcctttcctaaatccagcttgaacatctggaagttcatgctttgtgtactgttgaagcctggcttggagaattttgagcattactttgctagcatgtgagatgagtgcaattgtgtggtagtttgagcattctttggcattgcctttctttgggattgaaacgaaaaactgacattttccagtcctgttccAGGTCACATagtccaggatttgaaatagctcaactgaaattccatcacctccactagctttgtttgtagtgatgctttctaaggcccacttgacttcacattccagggtgtctggctctaggtgagtgatcacaccattgtggttatctgggtgtGACATGtatcaaattttaatttagaCACATCTCTTAACTGATGATATTGATCATCTTTTggtcttttgtatattttctttgcagaaatgtctatttaaatgctttgctcatttttaaattggattatttgtctttctgttgttAAGTTACTAGTGTCCTGTATGTATCCTGGATATTTGTATTATCAGATATGTAATTGACAAATATCTTTTTTCAGTCTGTGTATTTTGTACTttgaagcacatttttttttttaaattttgatgaagcccaatttatatatgtattcttttgtcATTTGTGCTTTTGGTATTGTAGCTAAAAATTACTGCCAATTCAAAGTCACAAAGGtttattcctgttttctttttttttgaagacaCAAAACttaatttaatagaaattttGTTTGTAGCTCTTACATTCTCAGCATGAGCTGAGCTAGAACCCACCGCCCCACTCAAAAGTGGCCCAGTCCTGGGGgcaaggagaaaggggaagggatCAGAGCTAAGGCCTTAGAAGCCTCATTCTTCCTCAGTGCTGGGGGGGGCTGGGgatgccaccctcttctcctaccCCACCCTCTGGGATCCAGGAAGGAGAACAGATGGAACTTTGGGCCTGGGGCTTCTCCTCCACACCACATCCCACCCTGAGTCCCCAAGCTGGAAGGGAACTTAGGGATCTGgagtgaaggagacagaagaaagcaaagatgTCAATCAGGACAGATGAAGGCCAGGGGTGAGGGCTACAGGAGAATCAGAGACAAAatgccagtaaaaaaaaaagaaaaataaattttaaaagggggggaggggggagccaaAAACAAAATCCACCCCAATTGGAACCCgcctggaaaaaaatgaaagttctcCAGTCTCATAGAGACATTATTTGGCGCGGCTGGCTCTGCGGCAGGAGCGCTCAGGCCTCAGTCCAGCCCTGGAAGCAGAGGTAGCCCCTACAGCTCATCCTTGGCCTGGCCAGCGGCAgcatcttcttcttcctcctcttccttctcatcttCATCCTCCTCATCCTCATCCTTGTCCTCGTCATCATCTTTgtctgcctcttcctcctccttgcctttcttctcctcctcctcttcctttagCCTCTGTTCTTCATCCTGCTTGTCCTTCATTTGCTTTTCTGCTGCCTTTGTAACACCCCACGTCTCGTTGCCAAACTCCTCAGCATACGCCTCATCATTGGTGATGAGGAAGTTGTCAAAGATGGTGCCAGACTTGACCTGCCAAAGATCCAAGCCTAGAACAGCGAAGTTTTCATAGGCATATATGTTGCTGTCAGGGGAATCCTCAGGGTTGTCAATCTCTGGGTGGATCCAAATGCCCTTGTAATCTGGGTTGTCGATCTGCCTGGGCTTCCACTCCCCCTTGTACTCTGGGTTCTGAATAACAGGTGGTTCCCACTCTCCGTCCATCTCTTCATCCCAGTCCTCGggtttcttagcatcagggtcagGAATTTGCTCAGGCTTGTCCCAGTCCTCAGGCTTGGAGTCTGTGGGGCCATCCATCTTGGCGCGATCGTCCCAGTCTTCAGGCTTATCGGCATCAGGATCCTTTATCTTCTTGGGTGGCAAGAAATCCCAATCATCCTCCAAAGAGCCTGACTCCACCTGGCTGTTGTCAATCTTCACCTCATAGGTATTATCAGGCCACACAATCAGCGTGTGCAGGTGGGTGAATTCATCGTCCTTGCAGCGGATATCCTTGTTGATCAGCACATTCTTGCCCTTGTAGTTGAAGATGACATGAACCTTCTTGGTACCGGGGCCACAGATGTCCGGACCAAACATGATGTTGTATTCGGAGTCTCCGTGCATGTCTGTCTGGTCCAAACCAGCTGGAAACAGCTTCACATAGCCGCCCCCACAGTCAATGTTCTGCTTGTGTTTCACCGTGAACTGCACCACCAGCGTCTGACCCTTGTTGCTGAAGGGCTCGAATCTCGCCGACAGAGCATAGAACAGGGCATCCTGGCTAGTCTGCAGACCTTTATCTTTCTCCTGGTCACCATAGAACTTGCCGGAACTGAGAACGAATTTGCCAAAATCCGGTTTGTGTTTGGATTCGATCCAGCGCTCGGTCCACCTGTCTCCGTCTAGAAACTGCTCCTTGAAGTAAACGGTGGGGTCAGCGGCGGCAAGGCCAAGAAGGCCGAGCAGAAGCGGAACGGGTAGCAGCATGGCGGGCCGAGGGGGCGGTGGCGCGCGGGCCCTTTAAGTCGCTCGTCCGGCAGCAGCTCTGCAGTGGGGACCTcctgttttctttataaaagttttGTAGTATTAGTTCTTACATCCAAGTCTatggtccattttgagttaatttttctgtgttttgtgagatagggtttcagttttattcttttgccagTTGTTCTAGCACCATTTTTGAAAAGTCTTGAATCATTTTTGTCAAGAAAGAAATAACACTCTTCTAATATGTAAACGAATGACTTTCAAGTTTCATAAAGTCACAGGACATTGTCTCTAGAAACATGCTAAGAGGTAACTTGGTCCGAATGTCTTCAAACAAATCAATTGATTTACTCAAGGCCATCCTTGTCCGCATTCTGTTTCCAGCTGATGCATCCAGGACATGTACCAAACTAGGAATGGTGCAGCTGGTCGACTACTATGTTACAGTCAGAACTGGTTTCTCCTTTTTATCCCCACATATTTATACTTCCACCCAGAAACTGAAAGTCTCAAAAGACTAGTGGGTGTAGTGGTTTGTGGCATGGAGGGTTTGGGGAGAGATTGCTGGTAAGACATTTCatttgagaaaataaagttcagaACAAGCAGATGCAAGCAGCAGAAGCCTTAGAGTTAGTGTGAGGAGGAACTgtggtttgtttgcttgtttgcttttttaaaacacCCTTCTTTggtagagagttccagaaaatcactGTATTGTGAAGACCAGTACTTAAGCAGCAAAGTCACCAAAGATGAAGACGTCTTGGATCTGGGATTGTGGACAGACATGTTCCATCTATTACTGAACTTTTTAGGGCAGTAAATGTTTCATAGGCTCACTCAGATGCCATTGCTACTGCCTTTTCGTGAAGTAGAtaagtttagttgctaagtcatgtctgactcttgtgatcccatggaatgtagcctccccaggctcctttgtccatgggattttccaggcaacaatactggaacagattgacatttccttctccagcaagtCTTTCCAAGCCGaagatctaacccaggtctcctgcatggtaggcagactctttactgactaagccaccagggaagttcaactTTTACTGAGTCTTCCAGAATAACAGATGCTGGGAAACCAAAACCTTTACTTAGGAAGAGTCAGGATGGTGTGTGTGACTTAATTTCTCACAGGTCGATACCTACATGATATTAGGAGGATGCAAGTAATATGAGGCAGTGGCTAAGAACCGAGAAATTGGAGGTCTTTGCAAGCAAGGCAACAGACACACTGGTTCCCCTGGGGCAGCTCTGACAGAGCTCCTGAAGTCTGGTTCGTAATAACTTAGGTTCTGAGCAGTGAGTGATGAGACAGGCAGTGAGCATTGAGTGAGGTTTCCTCTAGAAAATTTCCATACACTGTAGGGCATTTCCCTTGGTTCTCATTGCTTCTGGTTGTATAGCAATCAAATCTCATGCCCTGGGTCTCACTGAGATTCTGGCACTgagaaaccactttctttttttttttccctaactttaatttttaaattgaaggataatggctttacaatgttgtattgaaTTCTGTTGTACAATATAAATCAATCGTAATTATATAtatggtggctacagtccatgggattgcaaagagtcggacacgactaactgactaagcacaacaacaacatatatatacacatgctgctgctgctgctgctaaggcgttTCAGTCGTGTaaaactctgcaatcccatagatggcagcccaccagtctcccccgtccctgggattctcgaggcaagaacactggagtgggttgccatttccttctccaatgcatgaaagtgaaaagtgaaagtgaaattgctcagtcgtgtctgactcttggcgaccccatggactgcagcctaccaggttcctccgtccatgggattttccaggcaagagtactggagtgggttgccattgccttctccaccagtgAGTTCGGGGAATAGTAATTGTATGAGAACTTTGAGGAAGGATTACAGTGTGTGACAGATGGCCCAGAGTTTACTCTGCTCCGTGGGTCTGACGTGGTGGACCCTGGCCTGGGGTGTTCTGCACACACATGGCACCGTCTCCCTGGATCATGAGTGGGAATTCAGACCCAATCTCTCCCTGTATAGAGATCATGGAGAGATGGAAACAGAGGAGTGGTGTGGACTGTCCGGCTTCACCCAAGGCCCCAGGATGGTCTGAAGGCTCGTGGTTACCCTCTGTGCCTGTCCAGCTGCTGAAGGTTGGAGTGCCCAGCCTGCCCCTAAAGACAGGGCTGCAGCCCCACTGCCCAGGCATCAAGTGGGTAGGGGTCAGCACGTAACAGTCTTCACTGCTCTTCCACAGATGATGGAAATATGGttgatgaaaaataaacattgcaggacttccctagtgttgagactctgcccttccattgcagggggtgtgggttcggtCTCCGGCTGGGGaacaaggatcccacatgcagca includes these proteins:
- the LOC122445490 gene encoding calreticulin-like, with the protein product MLLPVPLLLGLLGLAAADPTVYFKEQFLDGDRWTERWIESKHKPDFGKFVLSSGKFYGDQEKDKGLQTSQDALFYALSARFEPFSNKGQTLVVQFTVKHKQNIDCGGGYVKLFPAGLDQTDMHGDSEYNIMFGPDICGPGTKKVHVIFNYKGKNVLINKDIRCKDDEFTHLHTLIVWPDNTYEVKIDNSQVESGSLEDDWDFLPPKKIKDPDADKPEDWDDRAKMDGPTDSKPEDWDKPEQIPDPDAKKPEDWDEEMDGEWEPPVIQNPEYKGEWKPRQIDNPDYKGIWIHPEIDNPEDSPDSNIYAYENFAVLGLDLWQVKSGTIFDNFLITNDEAYAEEFGNETWGVTKAAEKQMKDKQDEEQRLKEEEEEKKGKEEEEADKDDDEDKDEDEEDEDEKEEEEEEDAAAGQAKDEL